In Lotus japonicus ecotype B-129 chromosome 5, LjGifu_v1.2, one genomic interval encodes:
- the LOC130720483 gene encoding RNA pseudouridine synthase 5 isoform X1: MASTKEFGVPWPEFNDGLSYHDVIRPSDDGLTVIEFYSTKYKSSAPLQGWLQRIENEQISVGGRVVTDPNTVLRVGSKLVYHRLPWKEPDAPHMIKVLYEDDDMIALNKPSGLQVLPGGLFQKRTVLTQLQWEANNKSTLEARKTHPAPVHRLGRGTSGILLCAKTKLARAHLASYFADVTSHVGVKSRDTDQGLGKIAKIYRALVSGIIGNDKVTINQPIGMEKYPGVAKGLYVASQSGKPALSVVDILERNIQENSTLVQVKIQSGRPHQIRIHLSFIGHPLLGDPLYAVGGQPKCMDCDFMDESFAEDGGYQRPTKPVPGDCGYYLHAHKLILSHPITNEIIDIIAPLPSILMTAEEAKEIAVAQQTTA; encoded by the exons ATGGCGAGCACTAAGGAATTCGGCGTTCCATGGCCGGAGTTCAACGACGGCCTCTCCTACCACGACGTCATTCGTCCCTCCGATGATG GGTTGACAGTGATTGAGTTCTATTCCACCAAGTACAAGAGTTCAGCTCCCTTACAAGG TTGGTTGCAGCGTATAGAAAATGAGCAG ATATCAGTTGGTGGAAGAGTTGTTACTGATCCGAACACAGTCCTCAG AGTTGGTTCAAAGCTAGTCTATCATAGACTTCCATGGAAAGAACCTGATGCACCACACATGATTAAAGTCTtgtatgaagatgatgacatg ATTGCTCTAAATAAACCTTCTGGCCTGCAAGTTCTGCCCGGAGGTCTCTTCCAGAAAAGGACAGTTTTAACACAGCTTCAATGGGAAGCCAACAATAAGAGTACCCTTGAAGCACGGAAAACTCATCCTGCTCCAGTACATCGCCTAGGGAGGGGAACTTCAG GAATATTATTATGTGCAAAGACAAAACTAGCCAGAGCTCATCTTGCTTCTTATTTTGCTGATGTAACATCTCACGTGGGAGTAAAAAG TAGGGACACAGACCAGGGACTTGGGAAGATTGCAAAGATATATCGGGCGCTTGTGAGTGGTATAATTGGTAATGATAAG GTGACCATTAATCAACCAATTGGAATGGAAAAATACCCTGGTGTTGCTAAAGGATTATATGTTGCTTCCCAATCag GAAAACCAGCACTCAGTGTAGTGGACATTCTGGAAAGAAACATACAAGAAAACAGCACATTGGTCCAG GTTAAGATTCAGTCTGGACGACCTCATCAAATCCGCATTCATCTTTCTTTCATAGGGCATCCTTTGTTAG GTGATCCTCTTTATGCTGTTGGTGGTCAGCCTAAATGCATGGATTGTGATTTTATGGATGAGAGTTTTGCTGAAGATGG GGGTTATCAGAGGCCCACCAAACCGGTTCCTGGAGACTGTGGGTATTATTTGCATGCACATAAATTGATTCTCTCCCATCCAATAACTAATGAG ATTATTGATATCATTGCACCCCTTCCTTCCATCCTCATGACAGCAGAAGAGGCTAAGGAGATTGCTGTGGCACAGCAGACAACTGCTTAA
- the LOC130720483 gene encoding RNA pseudouridine synthase 5 isoform X2, with the protein MASTKEFGVPWPEFNDGLSYHDVIRPSDDGLTVIEFYSTKYKSSAPLQGWLQRIENEQISVGGRVVTDPNTVLRVGSKLVYHRLPWKEPDAPHMIKVLYEDDDMIALNKPSGLQVLPGGLFQKRTVLTQLQWEANNKSTLEARKTHPAPVHRLGRGTSGILLCAKTKLARAHLASYFADVTSHVGVKRDTDQGLGKIAKIYRALVSGIIGNDKVTINQPIGMEKYPGVAKGLYVASQSGKPALSVVDILERNIQENSTLVQVKIQSGRPHQIRIHLSFIGHPLLGDPLYAVGGQPKCMDCDFMDESFAEDGGYQRPTKPVPGDCGYYLHAHKLILSHPITNEIIDIIAPLPSILMTAEEAKEIAVAQQTTA; encoded by the exons ATGGCGAGCACTAAGGAATTCGGCGTTCCATGGCCGGAGTTCAACGACGGCCTCTCCTACCACGACGTCATTCGTCCCTCCGATGATG GGTTGACAGTGATTGAGTTCTATTCCACCAAGTACAAGAGTTCAGCTCCCTTACAAGG TTGGTTGCAGCGTATAGAAAATGAGCAG ATATCAGTTGGTGGAAGAGTTGTTACTGATCCGAACACAGTCCTCAG AGTTGGTTCAAAGCTAGTCTATCATAGACTTCCATGGAAAGAACCTGATGCACCACACATGATTAAAGTCTtgtatgaagatgatgacatg ATTGCTCTAAATAAACCTTCTGGCCTGCAAGTTCTGCCCGGAGGTCTCTTCCAGAAAAGGACAGTTTTAACACAGCTTCAATGGGAAGCCAACAATAAGAGTACCCTTGAAGCACGGAAAACTCATCCTGCTCCAGTACATCGCCTAGGGAGGGGAACTTCAG GAATATTATTATGTGCAAAGACAAAACTAGCCAGAGCTCATCTTGCTTCTTATTTTGCTGATGTAACATCTCACGTGGGAGTAAAAAG GGACACAGACCAGGGACTTGGGAAGATTGCAAAGATATATCGGGCGCTTGTGAGTGGTATAATTGGTAATGATAAG GTGACCATTAATCAACCAATTGGAATGGAAAAATACCCTGGTGTTGCTAAAGGATTATATGTTGCTTCCCAATCag GAAAACCAGCACTCAGTGTAGTGGACATTCTGGAAAGAAACATACAAGAAAACAGCACATTGGTCCAG GTTAAGATTCAGTCTGGACGACCTCATCAAATCCGCATTCATCTTTCTTTCATAGGGCATCCTTTGTTAG GTGATCCTCTTTATGCTGTTGGTGGTCAGCCTAAATGCATGGATTGTGATTTTATGGATGAGAGTTTTGCTGAAGATGG GGGTTATCAGAGGCCCACCAAACCGGTTCCTGGAGACTGTGGGTATTATTTGCATGCACATAAATTGATTCTCTCCCATCCAATAACTAATGAG ATTATTGATATCATTGCACCCCTTCCTTCCATCCTCATGACAGCAGAAGAGGCTAAGGAGATTGCTGTGGCACAGCAGACAACTGCTTAA
- the LOC130717773 gene encoding uncharacterized protein LOC130717773 — MVHKPFFFRKVLGACNMAAALYFVVFDENTEIISQKVRRGFCHYHCIWISRSLLILTITWIFDPSFDDSLRAHIICVVFGEAGGDENILVETMQAWFFTGTAPINGFTTTPHASLCRGRTISPKSNGVIKLLAGLALMLLQLKKYCLCFMCHYVKGICLDSLVNSQTAFYPLSYWYYQVIRMFVRS, encoded by the exons ATGGTTCACAAGCCTTTTTTTTTCCGTAAAGTATTAGGTGCATGTAATATGGCAGCAGCTTTGTATTTTGTTGTATTTGATGAAAATACAGAAATAATCTCTCAAAAAGTTAGGAGGGGCTTTTGCCATTACCATTGCATCTGGATATCACGTTCATTGCTTATTCTTACAATCACCTGGATATTTGATCCAAGTTTTGACGATTCACTTCGAG CACACATAATCTGCGTTGTTTTTGGAGAAGCTGGGGGTGATGAAAACATCTTAGTTGAAACCATGCAGGCATGGTTTTTCACAGGGACTGCACCAATCAATGGCTTTACTACTACTCCACATGCCTCCTTATGTAGGGGGAGAACAATCTCCCCTAAGAGTAATGGTGTTATCAAGTTATTAGCAGGTTTGGCTTTGATGTTGCTacaattgaaaaaatattgtttGTGCTTTATGTGCCATTATGTTAAGGGAATATGTTTGGACAGTTTGGTGAATTCTCAAACTGCATTTTACCCCTTAAGCTATTGGTACTATCAAGTTATTAGGATGTTTGTTAGAAGTTAA